The Planctomycetia bacterium genome contains a region encoding:
- a CDS encoding RNA-binding protein: protein MGKKLYVGNLSFDFAEADLRQLFEQHGSVASAQIIMDRDTGRSKGFGFVEMGTDQEAQTAIAALNGQSSNGRPLTVNEARPKAPGGGGGGGRGGYGRDRRY, encoded by the coding sequence ATGGGTAAGAAATTGTATGTCGGCAATCTATCGTTTGATTTTGCCGAAGCTGATCTGCGCCAGCTTTTTGAACAGCATGGCAGTGTAGCATCGGCCCAGATCATCATGGATCGCGATACCGGCCGTTCCAAAGGCTTTGGCTTCGTGGAAATGGGCACGGATCAGGAAGCTCAGACTGCTATTGCAGCTCTGAATGGCCAATCCAGCAATGGCAGGCCATTGACTGTTAATGAAGCTCGTCCCAAGGCGCCCGGTGGTGGTGGCGGCGGTGGTCGCGGCGGATATGGAAGAGATCGCCGTTACTAG
- a CDS encoding redoxin domain-containing protein produces MKRLLFTSLILYTFITAASSQDDLLTQRFKLLDTNGDGKLSQEELKAQPIVYSRLKGADANKDGFLTLEEVRNFMQPMKAGNADVSKPAPVREGPRVISASNAGIGLRVPDMELKTFEGKSICLKNLIGKNGLLIAFTNTTCPICKKYAPTLVQLEAKLAKQGVNMLLVNPTSNETNATISKQISQHGLKSPYVHDADSSISKMLNANSTAEVFLLDARQTLVYRGAIDDQYGLGYSHNEPRETYLADAVAALLSNQPVEPQATSAPGCELDLSHAKSVAMPAVTYHNRVSRIMQTNCVECHREGGVAPFSLEKMEDVIANAGMIRKVVEKGTMPPWFAVSTTEKHIPWANDRSLNAVDKADLLGWLSSQRPAGNPSDAPLPRASEKDWQIGKPDAVFKFPRAVPVKATGVMPYIHIDVDTKLTEDKWVKALEVKPSAREVVHHVLVFALPPGTEDIQGMDETTTFFAIYVPGQSVLSYPDGFAKFLPKGSKLRFQMHYTPNGQSTTDQTSIGMVFADKPPQNEVKVAGIVNTRFRIPPEADNYPVNAQLKVPFHATILGFLPHMHLRGKAFLYEIEQPGKSSYKVLDIPRYDFNWQLYYRLAEPIAVVPGTQIKGTGWFDNSKGNPANPDSTKEVRWGPQTYDEMMLGYVEYYVPVKK; encoded by the coding sequence ATGAAACGCCTGCTTTTTACGTCACTGATACTTTATACCTTCATCACTGCTGCTTCATCGCAGGATGATCTGCTGACGCAACGCTTCAAACTGCTGGACACCAATGGCGACGGGAAGCTGTCGCAGGAAGAATTGAAGGCACAGCCTATTGTTTACTCACGCCTCAAAGGTGCTGATGCCAACAAGGATGGCTTCCTGACACTGGAAGAAGTCCGAAACTTCATGCAACCGATGAAGGCGGGCAACGCAGATGTTTCCAAACCTGCCCCGGTGCGTGAAGGGCCTCGCGTTATTTCCGCATCCAATGCTGGCATCGGACTCCGCGTACCCGACATGGAACTGAAGACTTTCGAAGGCAAATCAATATGCTTGAAAAATTTGATTGGTAAAAATGGCCTGTTGATTGCCTTTACCAATACTACCTGTCCGATCTGCAAGAAATATGCACCCACGCTCGTGCAACTGGAAGCCAAACTCGCGAAGCAAGGCGTGAACATGCTGCTGGTGAATCCGACTTCCAACGAAACGAATGCGACCATCAGCAAGCAGATCAGCCAGCATGGGTTAAAAAGCCCCTATGTTCACGATGCCGATAGTTCCATCAGCAAGATGCTAAATGCAAACAGCACTGCCGAAGTATTCCTGCTCGATGCCCGGCAAACGCTGGTCTACCGTGGTGCCATTGATGACCAGTACGGCCTGGGCTATTCCCACAACGAACCGAGGGAGACCTACCTGGCTGATGCAGTTGCAGCCTTGTTATCGAATCAGCCTGTTGAGCCGCAGGCAACCAGCGCTCCGGGTTGCGAACTTGATCTCAGTCACGCCAAGTCCGTGGCAATGCCTGCGGTGACCTATCACAATCGCGTTTCCCGCATCATGCAGACCAACTGTGTGGAATGCCACCGTGAAGGTGGCGTTGCACCATTCAGCCTGGAGAAAATGGAAGATGTGATTGCCAACGCAGGGATGATTCGCAAGGTGGTTGAAAAAGGGACGATGCCTCCCTGGTTTGCAGTTTCCACTACGGAGAAACACATACCCTGGGCCAATGATCGCTCGCTGAACGCTGTTGACAAAGCTGATCTGCTCGGTTGGCTGAGCAGCCAACGGCCTGCAGGCAACCCCAGCGATGCACCCCTGCCCCGTGCATCAGAGAAAGACTGGCAGATTGGCAAGCCTGATGCCGTGTTCAAATTCCCACGAGCGGTTCCAGTGAAAGCAACCGGCGTGATGCCCTACATCCACATCGATGTGGATACCAAGCTGACTGAAGACAAATGGGTGAAGGCTCTTGAAGTGAAACCCTCAGCCCGCGAAGTGGTTCACCATGTACTCGTGTTCGCTCTTCCTCCCGGCACCGAAGACATTCAGGGTATGGACGAAACGACGACTTTCTTTGCCATTTATGTACCTGGGCAAAGCGTGCTGAGTTATCCCGATGGTTTTGCGAAGTTCCTACCCAAGGGTTCGAAGCTCCGTTTCCAGATGCACTATACGCCCAATGGACAGTCAACAACCGATCAGACCAGCATCGGCATGGTCTTTGCGGACAAGCCACCGCAGAATGAAGTGAAGGTAGCGGGAATCGTCAATACTCGGTTCAGAATTCCACCTGAAGCGGATAATTATCCAGTGAATGCACAACTGAAAGTGCCATTCCATGCGACCATTCTAGGGTTTCTGCCCCACATGCACTTGAGAGGCAAGGCTTTCCTGTACGAAATTGAACAACCTGGAAAATCATCTTACAAGGTACTCGATATTCCCCGCTATGATTTCAACTGGCAGCTATACTACCGGCTGGCTGAACCTATTGCAGTGGTTCCTGGCACGCAGATCAAAGGCACCGGCTGGTTTGACAACAGCAAAGGCAACCCCGCCAACCCTGATTCCACGAAGGAAGTGCGCTGGGGGCCACAAACGTATGATGAAATGATGCTGGGATATGTGGAGTATTATGTGCCGGTGAAGAAATAG
- a CDS encoding Gfo/Idh/MocA family oxidoreductase, which yields MGLVGGGQGSFIGRVHATAAVLDNRCELVAGALSTDPAKAKASAPDYDIKPERAYGSFDELLQKEKALPADQRIDFISITTPNHVHFPVAKAALEAGFNVICDKPMTLTLAESESLLEIVRKSGCVFALTHNYTGHPLVRQAREMIAAGDLGEINAVRACYIQGWLRTRLELSDQKQAAWRTDPKKSGAAGCFGDIASHAYNLGRYITGLLPDQVSCRLKTFESGRELDDYGTAMITYQNGGLGTVTASQITHGRENDIWIEVDGTKASLEWHQEDPNKLYVRKNGEPHKIYYRDPNAPFATAGHKGACRTPSGHPEGYLEAFANIYTAAFDAIIERINSGKVEHQNTIYPNVCDGVDGMNFIEKCVASSKEGGAWKSLKHPACRK from the coding sequence ATGGGCCTCGTCGGTGGCGGGCAAGGCTCTTTCATCGGCCGTGTGCATGCTACCGCCGCTGTGCTTGATAATCGCTGTGAACTGGTGGCAGGGGCACTCTCTACCGACCCTGCAAAAGCCAAAGCCAGCGCGCCTGATTACGATATCAAACCCGAACGGGCTTACGGCTCCTTTGATGAATTGCTTCAGAAAGAAAAAGCACTGCCAGCCGATCAGCGGATTGATTTTATCAGCATCACCACACCCAACCATGTTCACTTCCCGGTAGCCAAAGCGGCGCTCGAAGCAGGGTTCAATGTTATTTGTGACAAGCCCATGACACTCACGCTGGCGGAGTCAGAATCGCTGCTTGAAATTGTGAGGAAGTCAGGCTGTGTCTTTGCACTTACCCATAATTACACCGGGCATCCGCTCGTTCGCCAGGCTCGCGAGATGATTGCAGCGGGTGATCTGGGCGAGATCAATGCAGTTCGAGCTTGCTATATCCAGGGCTGGCTGCGAACCAGGCTGGAACTGAGCGATCAGAAACAGGCTGCCTGGCGGACCGATCCCAAAAAGTCTGGAGCTGCTGGTTGCTTTGGCGACATTGCCAGCCACGCTTATAACCTGGGCCGCTACATCACCGGTTTGCTTCCCGATCAGGTTTCCTGCCGACTGAAAACTTTTGAATCAGGCAGGGAACTCGACGACTACGGTACCGCGATGATCACCTACCAGAATGGCGGGCTAGGCACAGTGACAGCATCGCAAATCACGCATGGCCGAGAAAACGACATATGGATTGAGGTCGATGGAACCAAAGCATCTCTCGAATGGCATCAGGAAGATCCGAACAAACTCTATGTGCGGAAAAATGGCGAGCCACATAAGATTTATTACCGCGATCCTAATGCACCGTTTGCCACTGCAGGGCACAAGGGTGCATGTCGCACGCCCAGCGGACATCCGGAAGGTTATTTAGAAGCGTTCGCCAACATCTATACTGCTGCCTTCGATGCCATCATCGAACGCATCAATAGCGGCAAAGTGGAACATCAAAATACGATCTACCCCAATGTCTGCGATGGTGTCGATGGAATGAACTTCATCGAAAAGTGCGTGGCCAGTTCCAAAGAAGGTGGTGCGTGGAAAAGTCTCAAACATCCGGCATGCAGGAAGTAA
- a CDS encoding PhzF family phenazine biosynthesis protein yields MKTIPIFLIDAFTSEAFRGNPAGVVLLDEQADAIWMQQVASEMNQAETAFIVPQDNKEFGLRWFTPTVEVELCGHATLASAHILWRLHKVAKDDPIVFNTLSGQLTCTRVENKIQMNFPTKVVTPCKEPYGLLAALQLLEANIFSNGMDYLVEVKDEATVRSMQPIYAALAEVKCRGVIVTARSSTSGYDFISRFFAPASGINEDSVTGSAHCALGPFWSQRLDKLSLVGYQASPRGGVVEVDTLSDRVNLRGNAVTFLKGELRGE; encoded by the coding sequence ATGAAGACCATACCCATTTTCCTCATTGATGCATTTACATCGGAAGCGTTTCGAGGCAACCCGGCAGGCGTTGTGCTGCTGGATGAGCAAGCCGATGCCATCTGGATGCAGCAAGTTGCCAGCGAAATGAACCAGGCCGAGACCGCCTTTATCGTTCCACAAGATAATAAAGAGTTCGGGCTTCGCTGGTTTACCCCCACAGTTGAAGTGGAACTGTGTGGCCACGCGACACTTGCGTCAGCCCATATCCTCTGGCGATTGCACAAAGTTGCCAAGGATGATCCGATTGTTTTCAACACATTGTCGGGGCAACTGACCTGTACGCGGGTAGAAAACAAAATCCAGATGAACTTTCCGACGAAAGTAGTCACACCCTGCAAGGAACCTTACGGACTGCTGGCAGCGCTCCAGTTGCTGGAAGCCAACATCTTCAGCAATGGCATGGATTACCTGGTAGAAGTGAAAGACGAAGCGACTGTTCGGAGCATGCAGCCTATTTACGCTGCACTCGCAGAAGTGAAGTGCAGGGGAGTAATTGTCACTGCCCGGTCGAGCACATCGGGATACGATTTCATATCCCGTTTCTTTGCCCCCGCCAGTGGCATCAATGAAGATTCGGTCACCGGCTCAGCCCATTGTGCCCTGGGGCCATTCTGGTCGCAAAGGTTGGATAAGCTTTCGCTGGTAGGCTACCAGGCCTCACCCCGAGGCGGTGTCGTCGAGGTTGATACACTGAGCGACCGTGTCAATCTGCGAGGCAATGCGGTTACATTCTTGAAGGGAGAGTTACGCGGAGAATAG
- a CDS encoding carbon-nitrogen hydrolase family protein encodes MAAPWKVAAIQMDCQIGDVEDNLRRVELHMELAAEEGARLIVFPECILTGYGFQSKEHGLQNAITQDSQTIQSLIRHCEELGVFIVVGYLEREGDKLYNSAICIGPEGVVGNYRKTHLPFLGVDRFVTPGTEPYQVYDLDGLKIGILICFDGSFPEPCRILSLLGADLIVLPTNWPEGAWGSSAHVPAMRALENHVYFLSCNRVGIENMFRFIGQSRLIDWTGEDLDYLDHDEEGMLLATIDPTLARNKQTVFIPGEYEVNRIAGRRPDLYGPLLETIRI; translated from the coding sequence ATGGCTGCACCGTGGAAAGTCGCTGCGATTCAGATGGATTGCCAGATTGGTGATGTGGAAGACAATCTTCGCCGGGTGGAACTGCATATGGAACTGGCTGCGGAAGAAGGGGCCAGGCTGATCGTCTTTCCCGAATGCATCCTGACCGGCTACGGCTTCCAGAGCAAAGAACACGGTTTGCAGAACGCCATCACCCAAGACAGCCAGACCATTCAGTCGCTTATCAGGCATTGTGAAGAACTCGGTGTCTTCATCGTAGTGGGATACCTCGAGCGTGAAGGGGACAAGCTCTACAACAGCGCCATCTGCATCGGCCCGGAGGGAGTAGTAGGCAACTACCGTAAAACCCATCTGCCCTTTCTCGGCGTAGACCGGTTTGTCACGCCAGGCACCGAGCCTTACCAGGTGTACGACCTGGACGGGTTGAAGATCGGCATACTGATCTGCTTCGATGGCAGCTTTCCAGAGCCTTGCCGGATCCTCTCATTACTAGGCGCTGATCTGATCGTGCTGCCTACCAATTGGCCGGAAGGCGCCTGGGGTAGTTCGGCCCACGTCCCTGCCATGCGGGCACTGGAAAATCATGTTTACTTCCTCTCCTGCAATCGGGTAGGCATTGAAAATATGTTCCGGTTCATAGGCCAAAGCCGATTGATCGACTGGACAGGTGAAGACCTGGATTATCTGGATCATGATGAAGAGGGCATGTTGCTGGCGACTATCGATCCCACCCTGGCCCGCAACAAACAAACCGTGTTCATTCCTGGCGAATATGAAGTGAACCGCATAGCAGGGCGGCGACCAGACTTGTATGGCCCGCTGCTGGAAACGATTCGAATATGA
- a CDS encoding 1-deoxy-D-xylulose-5-phosphate synthase — protein sequence MKSKIMYMEPKGNVAGVEARIARITVDSYSQVITYRGKLYQPHKDRDAHANYYEVGNGTWYWISHCQKDGMDSLEPRHVIIDDDVQQEYWEKIRRSPESIGTTRYQSPGKVRH from the coding sequence ATGAAAAGCAAGATCATGTATATGGAACCTAAAGGCAACGTAGCCGGTGTCGAAGCTCGTATCGCTCGCATTACGGTGGATTCTTATTCGCAGGTCATCACCTATCGAGGCAAATTATATCAGCCACATAAGGATCGTGATGCCCATGCCAACTACTACGAAGTTGGTAATGGCACCTGGTATTGGATCAGTCATTGCCAGAAGGACGGTATGGATTCTCTTGAACCCCGCCATGTCATCATCGATGATGATGTCCAACAAGAGTATTGGGAAAAAATCAGACGCAGTCCTGAATCGATAGGCACTACTCGTTACCAGTCGCCTGGCAAAGTTCGCCATTAA
- a CDS encoding type II secretion system F family protein, translated as MYTELLEWGIPALIFVTVASGFYSLIARQLESRPKALQPGEELLLHSDERARDWLLGDLTPALAAQIPVTTTDRPEVNKELRTAGLYGPTAILEYAAVRAVLVIIPLVATGLLALMVENSQMNRVLIGGLIAAMLGYSLPRLYLHWKGKERIRKLENALPVTVDMLTLCMTGGQTLQASLDRVSREVAPAHPLMAAELSITRQHAELSSLPHALKQLAERVPVGEVRHLALILAQAEKLGSETSQALLEFANHLRTTLKQRADSKANQAMFWMLFPTILCLWIPAAILLVGPAILEFRTQRQTIFQEWKESRQKVRQVNQSPATMPASPGNAPSNTVAARE; from the coding sequence ATGTATACCGAACTGCTCGAATGGGGCATTCCAGCTTTGATCTTCGTCACCGTGGCGTCCGGCTTTTATTCGCTGATCGCCCGGCAACTGGAAAGCAGACCGAAGGCACTGCAGCCTGGCGAAGAGTTGCTGCTGCATTCTGATGAACGTGCTCGTGACTGGCTGCTGGGCGATCTGACGCCAGCCCTGGCTGCACAGATTCCGGTGACCACCACTGATCGCCCGGAAGTGAACAAGGAACTACGCACAGCAGGTTTATATGGTCCGACAGCTATCCTGGAATATGCAGCAGTACGCGCGGTGCTGGTGATCATACCACTCGTTGCGACTGGCCTTCTGGCATTGATGGTAGAGAACAGCCAGATGAACAGGGTGCTGATTGGCGGATTGATTGCTGCCATGCTGGGGTACAGCTTGCCTCGGTTGTATCTGCACTGGAAGGGCAAGGAACGCATTCGAAAGCTGGAAAATGCCTTGCCTGTCACGGTCGATATGCTCACGCTTTGCATGACGGGCGGACAGACGTTGCAGGCATCTCTGGATCGTGTTTCCCGTGAGGTGGCACCGGCCCATCCCCTGATGGCTGCTGAACTCTCCATTACCCGGCAACATGCGGAGCTGAGTAGTTTGCCACATGCACTGAAGCAACTGGCTGAGCGTGTACCCGTGGGGGAAGTACGGCATCTGGCATTGATCCTGGCCCAGGCGGAAAAGCTGGGAAGTGAAACGAGCCAGGCGCTGCTCGAATTTGCCAACCACCTGCGAACTACTTTGAAACAGAGAGCAGACAGCAAGGCAAATCAGGCCATGTTCTGGATGTTGTTTCCTACGATCTTGTGTCTTTGGATTCCTGCAGCTATTCTTCTGGTTGGTCCAGCGATCCTGGAATTCCGAACGCAGCGGCAAACCATCTTCCAGGAATGGAAAGAATCACGACAGAAAGTTCGGCAAGTTAACCAGTCACCGGCCACCATGCCGGCTTCGCCTGGAAATGCTCCATCCAATACCGTGGCAGCACGTGAGTGA
- a CDS encoding type II toxin-antitoxin system VapC family toxin, whose amino-acid sequence MSVYVVDSSVAIKWFTQEINTAEAVRLQGCGVPLHAPDFLDVELAAIVWKKIRREGLPRADGDFILSLLSTLNITRHVTLPLVPTAFDLADRSGRTVYDCLYLALAVQLGGIMVTADDRLFNALADTYWAGSIVSLQNVP is encoded by the coding sequence ATGAGTGTCTATGTCGTCGATTCCAGTGTAGCTATCAAGTGGTTCACACAAGAAATAAATACGGCTGAAGCAGTACGACTCCAGGGATGTGGTGTTCCGTTACATGCACCGGACTTCCTGGACGTTGAACTGGCGGCCATCGTCTGGAAGAAGATCCGTCGTGAAGGATTACCACGTGCCGATGGTGATTTCATCTTATCGCTGCTCTCAACCTTGAATATCACCCGTCATGTCACTTTGCCACTGGTGCCCACCGCATTTGATCTTGCTGATCGAAGTGGCAGGACAGTGTACGACTGCCTCTATCTCGCACTTGCTGTTCAACTTGGCGGCATCATGGTGACAGCCGACGATAGGCTCTTCAACGCACTGGCCGATACTTATTGGGCTGGCAGTATCGTCAGTCTCCAAAACGTGCCATGA
- a CDS encoding type II secretion system F family protein: protein MSQEQILVAIVSGVTATVVMAGYLICHRILVNRRVAALAALSMEDPTLESALPLPPARDWSERVDRRFADLVHNSGLDASVEQVIGLILLCCVGSGAGFYLWRGELWLGLFGFILGLALSFGYLLFRAGRRRWQMHQQMPDALYLLSRSLRAGMGLEHSFHLVSQESPQPLGDELRRVSEQVKLGLAVPAALQSASERVGLLDFSVFSAILSIHRHTGGQLPLLLDRLAAGIRDRVQYQGQFRAATAMGRVSAIALGAAVPCIFLWYILFQPETVQMFVQTPGGIAMLGVAGILEIVGVLWLYRILKTDM, encoded by the coding sequence ATGAGTCAGGAACAAATCCTGGTAGCGATTGTCAGTGGTGTGACAGCGACCGTCGTGATGGCAGGTTATCTGATTTGCCACCGCATCCTGGTGAATCGACGGGTGGCTGCACTAGCAGCCTTATCGATGGAAGATCCAACACTGGAATCGGCGCTGCCGCTGCCACCTGCCAGAGACTGGTCGGAACGGGTGGATCGACGCTTTGCCGACCTGGTACACAATTCCGGACTGGATGCCAGCGTCGAACAGGTGATCGGCCTGATTCTGCTTTGTTGTGTCGGCTCTGGTGCTGGTTTCTATCTCTGGCGTGGTGAACTCTGGCTGGGACTGTTTGGTTTCATACTGGGTTTGGCCTTATCGTTTGGCTATCTGCTGTTTCGTGCCGGTCGGCGACGCTGGCAGATGCATCAGCAGATGCCTGATGCTCTTTATCTGCTTTCGCGATCGCTCCGAGCTGGCATGGGGCTTGAACATAGTTTTCACCTGGTCTCACAAGAAAGCCCGCAGCCGCTGGGTGATGAATTGCGTCGGGTTTCGGAACAAGTGAAACTCGGGTTGGCTGTACCAGCAGCGCTTCAATCAGCGAGTGAGCGCGTGGGGTTGCTCGATTTCAGTGTGTTTTCTGCCATCCTTTCAATCCATCGACATACGGGCGGGCAGTTGCCTTTGCTTCTGGATCGCCTGGCGGCAGGCATTCGTGACCGCGTTCAGTACCAGGGACAGTTCCGCGCTGCAACAGCTATGGGGCGGGTGAGTGCGATTGCCCTGGGTGCCGCAGTGCCTTGCATTTTCCTCTGGTACATTCTGTTTCAGCCGGAAACGGTGCAGATGTTTGTGCAGACTCCGGGTGGAATTGCCATGCTGGGTGTAGCAGGAATACTGGAAATCGTTGGCGTGCTCTGGCTCTACCGCATTCTCAAGACGGATATGTAA